A stretch of Megalobrama amblycephala isolate DHTTF-2021 linkage group LG14, ASM1881202v1, whole genome shotgun sequence DNA encodes these proteins:
- the LOC125245849 gene encoding gastrula zinc finger protein XlCGF8.2DB-like isoform X1 — MAFIKVESEDMKIEEAFEVKQEDTETQTDLMPLKEEIQDLNDVKEEKHDVITGENNLSCSETEETSSQKRAQKTRGRRYFTCFRCEKSFSQRENLKAHMKVHNGESPYTCQQCGRGFTGKGNLHIHMKTHTGEKPFTCQQCGRSFSGKGNLKVHMRIHTGEKPYICPQCGKSFAHQGTLSDHIRIHTGETPFTCDQCGKRFKRKLNLKGHMRIHVRESCFKCHQCGMSFTDSDLLKNHVITHIGEKRFICPHCGRTCSSKSNLEVHLRIHTGEKPFTCQQCGKGFKEKRNLKVHMRLHTGEKPFMCLQCDVSFTYRRDLKVHLKVHAGNSVMIGLPFPERVRKKTPFM, encoded by the exons ATGGCATTTATTAAAGTGGAGAGTGAAGATATGAAGATTGAAGAAGCATTCGAAGTGAAACAAGAAGATACCGAGacacaaacag ATCTGATGCCGCTGAAAGAGGAGATTCAAGATCTGAATGATGTAAAGGAGGAGAAACATGATGTCATAACTGGGGAAAACAATCTTAGCTGCTCAGAGACTGAAGAGACTTCCTCacaaaaaagagctcaaaagacacGGGGTAGACGTTATTTCACCTGCTTTCGGTGTGAAAAGAGTTTCAGCCAACGTGAAAACCTTAAAGCTCACATGAAAGTTCACAATGGAGAAAGCCCTtatacctgccaacagtgtggaagaGGTTTCACTGGAAAAGGAAACCTTCATATCCACATGaaaactcacactggagaaaagcctttcacctgccaacagtgtggaagaAGTTTCAGtggaaaaggaaaccttaaagtccacatgagaattcacactggagaaaagccttacatctgccctcagtgtggaaaaagttttgcACATCAAGGAACACTTAGTGACCAcataagaattcacactggagaaacacctttcacatgtgatcagtgtggaaagaggtTCAAACGTAAATTAAACCTTAAGGgccacatgaggattcacgtgagagagagctgttttaaatgtcatCAGTGTGGAATGAGTTTCACAGACAGTGATCTCCTTAAGAATCATGTAATAACTCACATTGGAGAGAAGCGTTTCATTTGCCCTCACTGTGGAAGAACTTGCTCGAGCAAATCAAACCTTGAGGTTCacttgagaattcacactggagagaagccttttacctgccaacagtgtggaaaaggtttcaaagaaaaaagaaatcttaaagtacacatgaggcttcacaccggagagaaacctttcatgTGTCTTCAGTGTGACGTAAGTTTCACATACCGAAGAGATCTGAAAGTTCATTTGAAAGTTCATGCTGGAAATAGCGTTATGATTGGTCTACCATTTCCAGAACGTGTCAGAAAGAAAACGCCGTTTATGTGA
- the LOC125245849 gene encoding gastrula zinc finger protein XlCGF7.1-like isoform X2 produces the protein MAFIKVEIEDVKIEEAFGEKQEDTETQTDLMPLKEEIQDLNDVKEEKNDVITGENDLSCSETEETSSKKCAQKTGGRHNFTCFQCEKSFSQHENLEAHMKVHDGESPYTCQECGKCFNGKGNLKVHMRIHTGEKPYTCPHCEKSFAQQGNLNDHIRIHTGEMPFTCDQCGKSFRQRVTLNSHKKIHVRESCFKCHQCGMSFTDNDLLKDHAITHIGEKRFICPHCGRTCSSNSNLEIHMRVHTGEKPFTCQQCGKGFKEKRNLNVHMRLHTGEKPFMCLECDVSFHIPKRSETSFESSCWK, from the exons atggcgtttattaaagTGGAGATTGAAGATGTGAAGATTGAAGAAGCATTCGGAGAAAAACAAGAAGATACTGAGacacaaacag ATCTGATGCCGCTGAAAGAGGAGATTCAAGATCTGAATGATGTAAAGGAAGAGAAAAATGATGTCATAACTGGAGAAAATGATCTTAGCTGCTCAGAGACTGAAGAGACTTCCTCAAAAAAATGTGCTCAAAAGACGGGGGGTAGACATAATTTCACCTGCtttcagtgtgaaaagagtttcaGCCAACATGAAAACCTTGAAGCTCACATGAAAGTTCATGATGGAGAGAGCCCTTACACGTGCCAAGAGTGTGGAAAATGTTTCAAtggaaaaggaaaccttaaagtccatatgagaattcacactggagaaaagccttacacctgccctCACTGTGAAAAGAGTTTTGCACAACAAGGAAACCTTAATGACCAcataagaattcacactggagaaatgcctttcacatgtgatcagtgtggaaagagtttcagacaaAGAGTCACCCTTAATTCCCACAAGAAGATTCATGTGAGAgagagctgttttaaatgtcatCAGTGCGGAATGAGTTTCACAGACAACGATCTTCTTAAGGATCATGCAATAACTCACATTGGAGAGAAGCGTTTCATTTGCCCTCACTGTGGAAGAACTTGCTCGAGCAATTCAAACCTTgagattcacatgagagttcacactggagagaagcctttcacctgccaacagtgtggaaaaggtttcaaagaaaaaagaaaccttAATGTACACATGAGGCTTCACACCGGAGAAAAACCTTTCATGTGTCTTGAGTGTGACGTGAGCTTTCACATACCAAAGAGATCTGAAACGTCATTTGAAAGCTCATGCTGGAAATAA